A genomic region of Pseudomonas sp. MPC6 contains the following coding sequences:
- a CDS encoding peptide ABC transporter ATP-binding protein, with the protein MAVVLTARNLTRHYEVSRGLFKGHATVRALNGVSFELEAGKTLAVVGESGCGKSTLARALTLIEEPSSGSLKIAGQEVAGADKAQRKQLRKDVQMVFQSPYASLNPRQKVGDQLAEPLLINTNLSAAERREKVQAMMKQVGLRPEHYQRYPHMFSGGQRQRIALARAMMLQPKVLVADEPTSALDVSIQAQVLNLFMDLQQEFNTAYVFISHNLAVVRHVADHVMVMYLGRPVEMGPKEDIYTRPLHPYTQALLSATPTIHPDPDKPKIKIVGELPNPLNPPSGCAFHKRCPYATERCSTEEPALRLLDSRQVACHYAEQFLDGAA; encoded by the coding sequence ATGGCCGTCGTACTTACCGCCCGCAACCTGACCCGTCACTACGAAGTGTCCCGGGGCCTGTTCAAGGGCCACGCCACCGTGCGTGCCCTGAACGGTGTGTCGTTCGAACTGGAAGCCGGCAAGACCCTCGCCGTCGTCGGCGAATCGGGTTGCGGCAAATCCACCCTGGCCCGTGCCCTGACCCTGATCGAGGAGCCGTCCTCCGGCTCCTTGAAAATCGCCGGGCAGGAAGTCGCCGGCGCCGACAAGGCCCAACGCAAGCAATTGCGCAAAGACGTGCAGATGGTGTTCCAGAGCCCGTACGCCTCGTTGAACCCGCGGCAGAAAGTCGGTGATCAGCTGGCCGAACCGCTGCTGATCAATACCAATCTTTCAGCGGCTGAGCGCCGTGAAAAAGTCCAGGCGATGATGAAGCAGGTGGGCTTGCGTCCCGAGCACTACCAGCGTTATCCGCACATGTTCTCTGGTGGTCAGCGCCAGCGGATCGCCCTGGCCCGGGCGATGATGCTGCAACCGAAAGTGCTGGTGGCGGACGAACCGACTTCGGCGCTGGACGTATCGATCCAGGCCCAGGTGCTGAACCTGTTCATGGACCTGCAGCAGGAGTTCAACACCGCTTACGTGTTCATCTCCCACAACCTGGCAGTGGTGCGACACGTGGCCGATCACGTGATGGTGATGTACCTCGGCCGTCCGGTGGAAATGGGCCCCAAGGAAGACATCTACACCCGTCCCCTGCACCCTTACACCCAGGCGCTGTTGTCGGCGACGCCGACCATCCACCCGGACCCGGACAAGCCGAAGATCAAGATCGTCGGCGAACTGCCCAACCCGCTGAACCCGCCGTCCGGCTGCGCCTTCCACAAGCGCTGCCCGTACGCGACCGAGCGCTGCAGCACTGAAGAGCCGGCCCTGCGCCTGCTGGACAGCCGGCAGGTAGCGTGCCACTACGCCGAGCAATTCCTCGACGGCGCGGCATAA